CGACGCGCTGCTGCTTCCATGCCTGCGTGGCGGGGAAATCCACCTCAAAGATGGAGAGGCCGGGAAACGGGCTGCGATAGGCGGAGGTGTCGAGGCCGGCCCCGAGAATGACGTATTGCCGGACGCCGCGCGCCACCGCTTCCGCCAGCTTGTCTTCGGCATAGCGGCTGCGCACGGCCATGCGGAAGCGCATGCTCTGGTGAAAGGGATGGTTCAGATCTTCGGGCGGCGTGGCGCGCACCTCGGCGGCCACCTGCTCGCCCAGGATGGTGAGGGCAAAGGGGTCTTCAAAGACGAGAGGACGATCGAAGAGCTGATGCGCGGCGCGGCGGCAGGCCACTCCGTAGGCGGTTCTGCTGGGCTGCTGGGGCTGCAAATGGTTCTCTCCTCGTCACTTTTTGGGAGCCGGAGAACCGGCGAGCGGCCAAAGCGCCTGCCAGTGCTGCCAAATCCATTTTCTACAGGATTCCGAGAACCAATTTGTGCTTGTTTCGGGTGCATCTTCTGTTATTCTTTTTCGTTTAACCGAAGGAAGTTTTTATGCCGGAGCAAAGAGCACGGAAATATCACCAGGATCGCGTAGCCGAGACGCTGCGCGAGGAGATCGGCGCGATGCTCGAGGGCGAGTTGTCAGACCCTCGCATCAGCTTTGCCCATGTGAGCCAGGTGATTCTGAATCCCGGAGGCAAGTCGGCCCAGGTGTGGGTCGCGGTCGATGGCGGGAACGAAGCCGAGGAGCAGACCGTACAGGGATTGATGGCGGCGCGGGGCTACATTCGCCACGAGCTGCTGGAGCGCACGGGCAAGCGCCGCGTGCCGGAGCTGACGTTCCATGTGGACCGTTCAGACCGCATGAAGGCGCGCATTGATGAGTTGCTGGGGAGATCGCAAAAAAAGCGGAGGAACGCCTAGTCAGCGTATGGCATCAGAAGCATTTTTTCGCCAGCAGATCGCAGGAGCAGGTTTTCCGGGAGGCGAGCCGCAGGGGCTGCACGCCGTGCTGGCGGCGCTGCGCGCGGGCGAGCGGTTTCTGGTGAGCGCGCATGCGCGTCCGGATGGCGATGCGATTGGCTCGATGCTTGCCATGGGCATGATTCTGAGCCAGATGGGCAAGCAGGTGGACCTTGTCTCCTGTGACGGGCTGCCGCTGATTTATCACGGGCTGCCGTGCGCGCGGCAGATTCAGCGATGCTCTGACATTCGGGGCGACTATGATGCGGTGATTCTGCTGGAGTGCGACTGCATTGAGCGCTCCCGGCTCAAGGGCATGGGCGACCGCATGCTGATCAACATCGACCACCACCTGAGCGGGCGGCCGTTTGCGGCAGTGAACTGGATTGATCCGAAAGCGTGCGCGGTGGCGGAGATGGTGTACCGGCTGGCGCTGGCGGCGCGCGTGAAGATCACGCCGGAGATGGCAACGTGCCTGTATGTAGCGGTGCTGACCGATACGGGCTCCTTTTGCTATGACGGCACGAATGAGCATACCTTTGCGCTGGCCTCGGACCTGGTGCGGCATGGGGCGAAGCCGTCAGCGATTGCGCAGCAGGTGTACTTCTCGAATCCTGCATCAAAGATGATGCTGCTGGGCGCGGCGCTCTCAAACCTGCGGCGCGACGGACGCATGGCGTGGCTGTGGGTGACGCACAGTGACATGCTGCGCACGCAGGCCGCGGAAGAAGACTGCGAAGGCGTGGTGAATTATGCAATCGGCATCGCGGGCATTGAAGCGGCGGTGTTTTTGCGCGAACTGACCAACCGGCGGGTGCGGCTGTCACTGCGCAGCAAAGGCCGCGTGAATGTGGCACGGCTGGCCGAAGAGTTTGGCGGAGGCGGCCATCAGCATGCCGCCGGATGCACGCTGGAGGGTCCATTGCCGGTGGCGACTACGCTGGTGCTTGAGAAACTGCGGAGCGAACTGCAAACGCGAGCCTGATGCGGAAGTGGCTGGAGGCATTCGCTCCGGCAGCCAGCATCTGTTAGCCTGAGACCGAAACCGTGGCTGAAAATAAACCCAGTTCCTCAAGTTTTTCTCCCTGGATTCGTGCGTTCAAGTATGCGCCGAGCCGGCTGACTTCGCGCTACCCGGTAGTTTCGACGGTGGCGGAAGTGGCCACCCTGATTTCACTGACCATCTTCTTTCTTTTCTATGGGCTGGTGCCGCTGTTTGGCGGCGATGGCCTGGGCCTGGTGGGCGCCGATGAGCCGCGCTATGCGCAGGTAGCCCGGGAGATGCTGCAGCGGCACGACTACATTACGCCGTTCCTCTGGGGGCATCCGTGGCTGGAGAAGCCGGCCCTCTACTACTGGCGCGCGATGTTCTCGTTTATCGAATTTGGCGTGCATGACTGGTCAGCGCGACTGCCCTCGGCCAGCTTTGCCTTTACGCTGATTGTGCTGATCTATCTGCACATGCGGCGCTTCCGGCGCGGGGGGCAACTGGATGCGGCGCTGATTACGGTTTGCTGCGCGGGTATTTTGAGTTTTGCGCGCGGCGCCTCGACCGACATGCAGCTCGCCGCGCCCTTCTGCATCGGCATGCTGGGCTGGTATGCATGGTATGAGACAGGCAGCAAGTTCTGGCTGTTTGACCTGTACTTTTTCAACGCGACGGCGACGCTGGCCAAAGGGCCGGTGGCTCCGTTTCTGGCGTTGCTGATTCTGGTGGTGTTTGCAGCGCTGCGCAAGGAATGGTCGGTGCTGCGGCGAACGATCTGGTGGCCGGGCATTGCCCTGTATTTTGCGATTGTGCTGCCGTGGTACATCGCGGTTCAGCGACGAAATCCGACCTTTTTGAAATCGTTTTTTCTGCAGCAGAACCTGGAGCGGTTTGGCTCAAACCTGTACCACCATGAGCAGCCTTTCTGGTACTACGGGCTGGTGATGCTGCTGGCGCTGACGCCGTGGGCGGTGATTGCGGTGACGGCCTTTGCCGATGCGGTGCGCACGTCAGTGAACGAGTGGCGCGCCCGGCGGCGCAAGAATCGCTACGTGGGCCACATGCGCGCGGGCGATGCCTTTCCTGAGTTTCTGGTGATCTGGGCGCTGATTCCGATTGTGTTCTTTTCGCTGTCGCAGTCGAAGCTGCCGGGATATGTGCTGCCTTCTGTTCCGCCGCTGACCATTCTGGCGGGCGATTACCTGAACCGCATTCGCGAACGCGGGCTGAAGCCGTGGCTGCTGATTGCCCATGCCGTTCTGACGGGCCTGCTGATGGCCTTTGTGCTGGTGCTGCCGCTGCACCTCTTGCACCCGAAGCAGCTTCCGCCGGGGCGCGCGCTGATTGCCGGAGGCATGACGGGCTTTGCGGCGGTAATCTTTATCCTCATCATCGTGGCGCAGTACGGGGTGAAGCGGCTGCGGATCGCAACGATGATTCCGATGGTGATTCTGCTGTTCTACATCTTTGGCGTGGGACCAGTCTTCGGGCTGGGGCCGATGCCGAACACGAAGCGGAATATCCAACTGATCGATATGACGTTTTCGGCGCGGCCGCTGGCGCACATCATCGAGCACATTACTCCGCCGGATGAGATGGTGGCCGTATTTGATGTGCGGCGCGACATGGAGTATGGGTTGTCGTTTTACCGCGACAAGAAGGTGTGGAATTATGGCGAGCAGGGCGTGCCGGATGCCGAGCATCTTTTAGTGGTGCGGAACAAGGCGGCGGATATCGACCATCTTCGGAGCATGCTGAAAGGCAGGACATATGAGCCGCTTTTCGAGTATCCTGCACAAAATCTGGTAATTTATCAGGTTTCCGCAAAACACTGAAACTCTGCAGCGCATTTCTTCTGAAGCATTTTCCGCACGATCTGGAAACGCGAGGCAGAAGTGTATCCGCAGGGACGAACCGGGAGGCCGGAGCAGCGAGCGATGACGCAGGCGGTACAGGTCGACATTCTGGATCTGCGCCACTTTTCGGCGTCGAGCCTGAAGCCTCTGCTGGACGTGGAGAACCAGGCGTGGAGCCAACGTCTGCGCTGGAACTACCGGACCTCGATTGACCTGATTCTGCAATACCTGGACTCGCGCGTGCTGCCGGGGTTTGTGGCGGTGGAAGGGACGCGGGTGATCGGCTATGTCTTCTGCGTGTATGAAGACTCGAAGGCCGTGATTGGTGATGTGTTCTCTACGGGCAGCAGCGATGGGCGGCTCCCGGCGCAGGAGATCGAGCGACAACTGCTGGAGCAGTTGATCCAGATGCTGCAGAACTCCCCGGGGACCGAGCGAATTGAGTCGCAGCTTCTGCTGCATCCTTCGGGGCGGCTGGCGCAGGTGTTTCGCGCCCATGATTTTCAGGTGTACCAGCGGGACTTCATGGAGATGAAGCTGACGGCGGCGACGGCTCCGGCGGGGATTACCGTGCCGGTGGGTCTGCGGATGCGCAGCTGGGCGGAGGAGGACTTCACTCCGGCGGCGCACCTGATTTCAGAGGCCTATGCGGGGCATCTGGACAGCCGCATCAATGACCAGTACCAGACGATTCCGGGCTCGCTGCGCTTTTTGCATAACATTGTGCGGTTTCCGGGATGCGGGCTGTTTGACGCGGCGGCTTCACGGGTTCTGGTTTCAGAATCGACGGGCGAGATGGCGGGCGTGCTGCTCTGCTCTCGCGTGCAGGAAAAGATCGGGCATGTGACGCAGGTGTGCATGGCTCCAAGATGGAGGCGGCGCGGTTTGGCGGCCAGCCTGCTGCAGGACTGTGCGCATGATTTGCGCAAGCGGGGTTTTGAGCTGCTCACGCTGACGGTGACACAGGCCAACCACAATGCCGTGCGGCTGTATGAGCGACTGGGCTTCACACGCCTTCACAGCTTTGACGCCGTGCTGTGGGTGCGCGGACTGAGTGCGTATGGCGGGAGCGTGCCGGGCACAGGATTTTGAGCTTCTCGTAGCGCGATGGCTGCGCCCGGCGGCCTCGGTGCAGCGCGAAGCGGCAGGAAGGCATCTACATGAAAGGGCGAGTGAGGGCAATTTGCTCCCCTGCACCGGGTCTGGTAATCTGCTGACGCCCAAACCCTGCAAAAATAAGGAGATAACAATGTCTGATCGAACGAATGGATTCAGTTGGTTCCTCGCGGGTCTTGGCCTTGGCGCGCTGGTGGGAGTGCTATATGCCCCCAAGTCGGGCCGCGAGACGCGGGAAGAGATTTTGAGCAGCGCCCGGGAGGGTTCTGAGTATCTGCGCGACCGCAGCCGTCAGGCCGCCGAGCAGGTTGGCGAGTATGCCGACCGCAGCCGCGCGCGCGTGAACGAGTATGTGGATCGTGGGCGCACGCAGTGGAACAGCTACGTGAACCAGGGCCGCCAGTTTGTGCATGAGCAGACGGACAAGGTGACCGCGGCAGTCGAGGCTGGCAAGCAGGCTTACCAGACGGCGGCTTCCGGCAATGCCGGAGGATTCCACGAGGTGGAAACGCCCGAAGGCCAGGCGTAAACCATGCCCCATGCCCCTCACAGCTGGTACCTGATTACGACAATTGTGATGGTGGTTGCCACCCTGATGCAGGCAGCCGCGATGTGCGCGCTGGCGGCAGTTGCCTTGAAGGCCCGCAAAGAGCTGTTGCAGATGAAGAACCGGATGGACCGCGAGGTCATGCCGTTTGTGAACCAGACAAAGGCCGTGATCGAAGAGGCGACTCCGAAACTGAAGCTGGTGACCGATCATCTGCTGGACATCACGAGCACGACGCGCCTGCAGGTGCGGCACGTGAATGAAACCGTGAACGACGTGGTGGATCGCACGCATGCGCAGGCGAAGCGTGTGGACCAGATTGCCACCGCCACGCTCGACAGCGTGAGCAAGGCGGCCGACTCTGTGCAGCAGGCAGTTGGCCTCTCGGCGCGCCAGATTGTGGCCGTCGTGAGCGGTATCCGCGTGGGCTATGACGTGCTGCGCCGGCGCCGCCGTATGTCGCACTCGGCGGATGACGGCGAGAACTTCATCTAGCTCTCTCTGACAAGAAAGCCCGCATGCTGAAGTGGCATGCGGGCTTTTTGTTTGTGCCGATGACCTTTATTACTCCACGGTGATCTCGGCCTTCTGGCGAATATCCGCGGAGGATGCGCCGATGCGAATCTGCACATGATCGGGCTCGACGCGGAAGGCGTGCGTGTTTTTATCCCAGTAGGCCAGCGCCGAAGCCTTGAGCGGCAGGGTGACAGTGCGGGTTTGCCCCACGGGAATGGAGACGCGATCAAAGCCCTTGAGCGCTTCGAGGGGGCGCGAGACCTTTGAGTCAAGGTGCTTCACATACATCTGGACCACCTCATCGCCGTTGTACTTGCCGGTGTTGGTGACATCGACGCTGACGGTGAGCTGGCCGCCGGCGGGCAGCGTGTGGCTGCTGAGCCGCAGGTTGGAGTACTTGAAGGTGGTGTAACTGAGGCCGAAGCCGAAGGGATAGAGCGGCTTTGACTTGAGATACATGTAGGTGCGGCCGTCGCGGATGTTGTAGTCCATCATGGGCGGAAGCTGGCCGATGGACGCGACCCAGGTCTGGGCGAGGCGGCCGGCGGGATCGTAATCGCCGAAGAGAACATCGGCGAGCGCGGTTCCCTGCTCTTCGCTGTTGTGGGCCATTTCGAGAATGGCGGGGATGTGGGCCTGTGTCCAGTCAGTGGTGTAGGGGAAGCTGGTCTGCAGGACCACGACAGTGTGGGGATTGGCGGCGTAGACGGCCTTGGCGATGGATTCATCGGGCAGATTGAGCGCCGTGCGGTCAAAGGCCTCTTTGCCTTCGCTGGGCAGCGCGCACTTGCCCCATCCGGCATCGCAGGTGGGGTGATTGCCGATGATGACGATGGCCTCGTCAGACTGCTTTGCCAGCGCGGCGGCGGCCTGCAGGTTGGAGCCATCGTTGAAGGTGACCTTCACATCGGGGCCGACGCGCTGGCGGATTCCCTCAACGGGAGTGACGCCGAAGGGCGGCGTGCCACTGTACCAGTCAAGCGCGACGATGTTGGCCCAGGGACCGATGACGGCGATGGAGTGAAGCTTCTTTGCGTCGAGCGGCAGGGCGTGGTTCTGATTCTTGAGCAGCACGATCGACTCGTCGGTGACTTTGCGGTCGAGCGCAATGTGAGAGGGCCAGTCCCACGGATCGCCCTTGGCGGGATTGTCGTTGGTGAGGCCGATCATCGAGTAGGGGCTCATCGAAGAAGGGTCCATGAGGCCGAGACGCAGCACGACGCGATAGACGCCCTTGAGGTCCTGATCGATCTGCTGTTCGGTGAGGAGCTTCTGCTGGAGCGCCTCTTCGACGGGCTGCTGATAACGGTCGAGGAATTGATTGATGCCGGCGTGGACGGCTCCGGCGGCGGCCTCGGGCATGGTCTTGTAGTAGTGGAAGTGAGTGACCATGTTGCTGAGCGCGCCGGCATCGGTGCAGATGATGCCGTTGAAGCCCCATTTTTTCATGACGACGCTTTTGAGCACAGGATTGGCGGTCATGGGAATGCCGTTCCACGCATTGTAGGAAGTCATGAAGGCGTCGGAGTGGCCCTGCTCGATGCCCATGCGGAAAGGCACGGAGTAGTACTCGTAAAAGAGGCGCTTGCCGAAGTTGGAAGAGGAGCCGTCGCGGTTGGCCTCATTGCTGTAGGCATCGAAGTGCTTCATGAGAGCGGCGGTTTCCCAATAACGGGGATTGTTGCCTTGCAGGCCCTTGATCCAGGCGACGGCCAGCGTGCCGACGAGATAGGGGTCTTCGCCGTAGGACTCTTCGGTGCGGCCCCAGCGGGGATCGCGAGAGAGATTGGCGTTGGGCGCGCGCACGATGAGGCCTCCATCGTGATATTTGTTGACGGCCCAGCGGGTCTCATATGCCTCGACGTTGGCGGCTTTCTGCAGCAGCGCGGGGTCCCAGGTCTGGCCGAGGCCGTGATTTTGCGGGAACTGTGTGGTGGGCACAACGGCGCGTCCGCGGCCCTCCCAATGCGCGGGGCCGCCGATGGCCGCGCCGTGCAGTCCTTCTTCAGTGAGCGCGCCAGGAATGCCGAGGCGCGGCACGCCGGGATCGTCGCCGAGGGCCTGAATCTTTTCCTGCAGGGTCATGCGCGAGAGCAGGTCATCGATGCGCTGATCGGGCGAGAGTGCTGGATTCTGGAATGGATATTGATACTTGGCTCCTGAGGGAGCGGGCGCGGGAGGATGCGGCGCAAGATGCGGATTGTAAACCGGCATCTGCGCGGTAGCGGCAACAGCCGTGGACGCGAGCGACAGAGCAAGCAAAGGCAGGCGGAGGCGCAAATTGGAACTCCTTTTGTTACGGAATGGAACTGGATGGCCGGGATGGGACTAGGGGCCAGAATGCATCCAGAAAATCGATTGAGTGGATGGTACTACAGCGGAGTCAGGGTTGGCTTGGGGAGGCGGCAGGGCTTTCGGCATGGCTGAAGCCATGCCCTGATACAGGAGGTACGGGCAGTGTAAGAAATGCAGCTCCCTCCGCTGCCCACTCCACGAACGAAGACCTGTTCGTGGGGGCCCGGTTCACTTCGTTCGGTCGGGATGACAAGAAGTGAGAGCGCCCGGTCGATTTGGCCGGGACGATAAGAGGGCGGGCATGGTGGGAGAAACTCCGGGCGATGTTTGGCGACCGTAAGATCGCCGGGATTCTTCGCTCCGCTCAGAATGACGCCTTCTGCATTGTGTGCTTTCCCTCAGGGGCTAACGCCCCTTCTTTTGTGGGCGGCTGGCGGCATGGCTGAAGCCATGCCCTGATACAGGAAGTACGGTGGAGGATCGCGGGGCGGGCGAGAGCAGTGACAACCCTACTCAAGCCAACGACGGGCTTCGATGGAGCACCGGCTGAAATTGTGATTCTGATTCCGCAGCTCCCGGGTCCGAACAGACGGACCCGGGGCACCCGTGTTTTCTTGAGTTCGCGGGTAAGAGCAGACGGACCCGGGGCACCCGTGTTCCTTTGGATTTCGGGGGAAGCACACACGGATCGGGGCACCCCAGTTTTCTTGAGTTCGCGGGTAAGAGCAGACACGCGCGGAGCACCTGAAGAGCGGCCGGGCGCCTGGATTCAGAGCCAGCCTTTGGAGCGGGCGATGCGCGCGGCATCGACGCGATTGGCCGCGCCGAGTTTGCTGATGGCCTCGGAGAGATAGTTGCGCACGGTGCCTTCGGAGAGATGGAGTTCGGCGGCAATGTCCTGACTGGCTTTGCCTTCGCCGGCGCGCCACAGAATCTGGCGCTCGCGCTCGGTGAGCGGATCGGGTCCGCTCTCCCACGCGTCGGCGGCGAGTTGCGGATCGATGACGCGCAGCCCCTGATGCACGCGGCGCACGGCGTCGGCGAGTTCGGCGGCGGGACGGTCTTTGAGCAGATAGCCTTTGGCTCCGGCGTCGAGCGCGCGGCGCAGATAACCGGGGCGCGCGAAGGTGGTGAGGATGATGATCCTGGTGGAGGGGTAGCGCTCGCGGACTTCGGCGGCGAGGGTGAGACCGGTCATCTCGGGCATTTCAATGTCGGTGACCAGCACGTCGGGCTGGTGGTCGGCGACGGCCTTGAGGGCGAGGCGTCCGTTGACGGCGCGGGCGCAAACGGCGATGTCCGGCTCGGTCTCAAGCAAGGCGGCGAGCGCTCCGAGGACCATGCCCTGATCTTCGGCGACGATGACCTGTATCTTCTTCATGCATGCACCTGTGCCTGCACGGGGATCTGGGCGGAGACCTGCGCGGGCAGGTCGATGGAGATGCTGGTGCCCCGCGTGGAGTCAAGGCGGAAGCGGCCGCCAAGCATCTGCACGCGCTCGCGCATGCCGCGCAGACCGTTGCCCTCCTGACGGATGCCGCCGCGGCCATTGTCAGTGACGGTGAGGCGTTCGCCCTCGGAGGTACTCGTGAATTCGAGACGTACCTCGGTGGCTTGCGCGTGGCGCAGAACATTCGTGATGGCTTCGCGCAGGATGAGCGAGAGCACGCTCTCTTCCGCAGGGCCGAGACGGCCGGGGCGCGTCATGCAGGTGAGCTTGATGCCGGCGGCAGCAAGCGAGCGTTGCGCGTTGTCAACCTCAGCATCGAGCCCCTGCATGCGAAAGCCGGTGACGGCTTCCCTCACCTGCTGCAAGGCCTGGCGGGAGATGGACTCGACTTCCGCAATCTCCTGCCGGGCGCGCTCGTGGTCGCGGTCAAAGTAGCGGCCGGCGAGCTCGGCCTTGAGCACGACGACGGAGAGTGTGTGGCCGAGCAGGTCATGCAGGTCGCGGGCGATGCGCTCGCGCTCGGCGACCTTGGCGAGTTGGGCGAGTTCCTGATGAGCGAGCATCAGCTTCATTCCGGAGCGCTTCTGCTGCGCCATGACCATGTTGCCGCAACCGACGGCGATGGCCATGAAGAGAATGATGCCCCAGGTCCAGGGGCTCATGTGAAAGTAGTAGCCTTCGATCGCTGCTCCGGCGCAGACGCCACCGATGGTGAGCAGGCAGACCCAGACTGATTCTGTGGCAAAGGGCAGAAAGGCTGCAATGTAGATGAAGATGCCGCAGGCGGATTGGTTGATGGGCACATAAGCAAAGCCAAGCACGGCCATCGCTATAAAGAGCACCACTTGCTGGCGAGTGTTGCGGGCAAAGACGAGGCCCGTATAAATCGCAAGGAAGATGGCGTAGGCAATACCGAATTCGATCCAGGGCTTTGCCGACTTCTGCTGAATTGGCTCAATGAGAAAAAAGATCGAGTAGATGAGCCATACAAAGTCGATGGCGCGGCCCTGGCGGCGCATTCCGCGGAACCAGTTCGTGAATTCGGAGGAGGATGCAGGGGGATCGTCGAGCCGGCCGCAGGAGGATGCGGGCACGGCTCTCGATTCGGATTGGGATGGTGTTGTCATGCGCGCGTCTCGCTGCGGGAGAAGATCCACCACGCTGCCCCCAGCATAAGGCAAGTGAAGGTGGCGAGCGCCTCCCAATGCGTGGCGGCCGGGCCGGGCTGAGCGTAGCCGAAGATGCCGAGCGCCAGTTGCCCATAATGATAAGCCGGAAGCACGGGGGCGAAGTTCTGGAGCCAGTGGGGCATGTATTTGAGGGGCATCCATAGGCCGGAGGCAAAGGACATGGGCAGATAGATGAGGTTGATGATGGCGGGCGCGGCGTTGGGCGGCACGAGCAGGGCGATGAGAATGCCGAGGGCGGAGAACGGGATGGCTCCGGCGAGGGTGACCCCGTAGAGCGCGAGCGTCTGCGTGGGAGTGATGTGGACTCCGGCGAAGGCGAGGCCGAGCGCGAGCAGCAGCG
The DNA window shown above is from Acidobacterium capsulatum ATCC 51196 and carries:
- a CDS encoding sensor histidine kinase — protein: MTTPSQSESRAVPASSCGRLDDPPASSSEFTNWFRGMRRQGRAIDFVWLIYSIFFLIEPIQQKSAKPWIEFGIAYAIFLAIYTGLVFARNTRQQVVLFIAMAVLGFAYVPINQSACGIFIYIAAFLPFATESVWVCLLTIGGVCAGAAIEGYYFHMSPWTWGIILFMAIAVGCGNMVMAQQKRSGMKLMLAHQELAQLAKVAERERIARDLHDLLGHTLSVVVLKAELAGRYFDRDHERARQEIAEVESISRQALQQVREAVTGFRMQGLDAEVDNAQRSLAAAGIKLTCMTRPGRLGPAEESVLSLILREAITNVLRHAQATEVRLEFTSTSEGERLTVTDNGRGGIRQEGNGLRGMRERVQMLGGRFRLDSTRGTSISIDLPAQVSAQIPVQAQVHA
- a CDS encoding glycoside hydrolase family 3 C-terminal domain-containing protein, with the translated sequence MRLRLPLLALSLASTAVAATAQMPVYNPHLAPHPPAPAPSGAKYQYPFQNPALSPDQRIDDLLSRMTLQEKIQALGDDPGVPRLGIPGALTEEGLHGAAIGGPAHWEGRGRAVVPTTQFPQNHGLGQTWDPALLQKAANVEAYETRWAVNKYHDGGLIVRAPNANLSRDPRWGRTEESYGEDPYLVGTLAVAWIKGLQGNNPRYWETAALMKHFDAYSNEANRDGSSSNFGKRLFYEYYSVPFRMGIEQGHSDAFMTSYNAWNGIPMTANPVLKSVVMKKWGFNGIICTDAGALSNMVTHFHYYKTMPEAAAGAVHAGINQFLDRYQQPVEEALQQKLLTEQQIDQDLKGVYRVVLRLGLMDPSSMSPYSMIGLTNDNPAKGDPWDWPSHIALDRKVTDESIVLLKNQNHALPLDAKKLHSIAVIGPWANIVALDWYSGTPPFGVTPVEGIRQRVGPDVKVTFNDGSNLQAAAALAKQSDEAIVIIGNHPTCDAGWGKCALPSEGKEAFDRTALNLPDESIAKAVYAANPHTVVVLQTSFPYTTDWTQAHIPAILEMAHNSEEQGTALADVLFGDYDPAGRLAQTWVASIGQLPPMMDYNIRDGRTYMYLKSKPLYPFGFGLSYTTFKYSNLRLSSHTLPAGGQLTVSVDVTNTGKYNGDEVVQMYVKHLDSKVSRPLEALKGFDRVSIPVGQTRTVTLPLKASALAYWDKNTHAFRVEPDHVQIRIGASSADIRQKAEITVE
- a CDS encoding response regulator transcription factor; the protein is MKKIQVIVAEDQGMVLGALAALLETEPDIAVCARAVNGRLALKAVADHQPDVLVTDIEMPEMTGLTLAAEVRERYPSTRIIILTTFARPGYLRRALDAGAKGYLLKDRPAAELADAVRRVHQGLRVIDPQLAADAWESGPDPLTERERQILWRAGEGKASQDIAAELHLSEGTVRNYLSEAISKLGAANRVDAARIARSKGWL
- a CDS encoding DHH family phosphoesterase, encoding MASEAFFRQQIAGAGFPGGEPQGLHAVLAALRAGERFLVSAHARPDGDAIGSMLAMGMILSQMGKQVDLVSCDGLPLIYHGLPCARQIQRCSDIRGDYDAVILLECDCIERSRLKGMGDRMLINIDHHLSGRPFAAVNWIDPKACAVAEMVYRLALAARVKITPEMATCLYVAVLTDTGSFCYDGTNEHTFALASDLVRHGAKPSAIAQQVYFSNPASKMMLLGAALSNLRRDGRMAWLWVTHSDMLRTQAAEEDCEGVVNYAIGIAGIEAAVFLRELTNRRVRLSLRSKGRVNVARLAEEFGGGGHQHAAGCTLEGPLPVATTLVLEKLRSELQTRA
- a CDS encoding GNAT family N-acetyltransferase; this encodes MTQAVQVDILDLRHFSASSLKPLLDVENQAWSQRLRWNYRTSIDLILQYLDSRVLPGFVAVEGTRVIGYVFCVYEDSKAVIGDVFSTGSSDGRLPAQEIERQLLEQLIQMLQNSPGTERIESQLLLHPSGRLAQVFRAHDFQVYQRDFMEMKLTAATAPAGITVPVGLRMRSWAEEDFTPAAHLISEAYAGHLDSRINDQYQTIPGSLRFLHNIVRFPGCGLFDAAASRVLVSESTGEMAGVLLCSRVQEKIGHVTQVCMAPRWRRRGLAASLLQDCAHDLRKRGFELLTLTVTQANHNAVRLYERLGFTRLHSFDAVLWVRGLSAYGGSVPGTGF
- a CDS encoding ArnT family glycosyltransferase → MAENKPSSSSFSPWIRAFKYAPSRLTSRYPVVSTVAEVATLISLTIFFLFYGLVPLFGGDGLGLVGADEPRYAQVAREMLQRHDYITPFLWGHPWLEKPALYYWRAMFSFIEFGVHDWSARLPSASFAFTLIVLIYLHMRRFRRGGQLDAALITVCCAGILSFARGASTDMQLAAPFCIGMLGWYAWYETGSKFWLFDLYFFNATATLAKGPVAPFLALLILVVFAALRKEWSVLRRTIWWPGIALYFAIVLPWYIAVQRRNPTFLKSFFLQQNLERFGSNLYHHEQPFWYYGLVMLLALTPWAVIAVTAFADAVRTSVNEWRARRRKNRYVGHMRAGDAFPEFLVIWALIPIVFFSLSQSKLPGYVLPSVPPLTILAGDYLNRIRERGLKPWLLIAHAVLTGLLMAFVLVLPLHLLHPKQLPPGRALIAGGMTGFAAVIFILIIVAQYGVKRLRIATMIPMVILLFYIFGVGPVFGLGPMPNTKRNIQLIDMTFSARPLAHIIEHITPPDEMVAVFDVRRDMEYGLSFYRDKKVWNYGEQGVPDAEHLLVVRNKAADIDHLRSMLKGRTYEPLFEYPAQNLVIYQVSAKH
- a CDS encoding ABC transporter permease, whose product is MNATTATIARPPAPLSFGYYLRALLQETRYEFIGRMRLRAFSLSVIGFPVMFYALFGLMNGHTPYATYLVATYSCFGMIGACLFGIGVGVSHERMQGWLDLKMASPMPRWSYLVAKLVSCAAFALIIVTLLLALGLAFAGVHITPTQTLALYGVTLAGAIPFSALGILIALLVPPNAAPAIINLIYLPMSFASGLWMPLKYMPHWLQNFAPVLPAYHYGQLALGIFGYAQPGPAATHWEALATFTCLMLGAAWWIFSRSETRA
- the rbfA gene encoding 30S ribosome-binding factor RbfA; this encodes MPEQRARKYHQDRVAETLREEIGAMLEGELSDPRISFAHVSQVILNPGGKSAQVWVAVDGGNEAEEQTVQGLMAARGYIRHELLERTGKRRVPELTFHVDRSDRMKARIDELLGRSQKKRRNA
- a CDS encoding YtxH domain-containing protein; this translates as MSDRTNGFSWFLAGLGLGALVGVLYAPKSGRETREEILSSAREGSEYLRDRSRQAAEQVGEYADRSRARVNEYVDRGRTQWNSYVNQGRQFVHEQTDKVTAAVEAGKQAYQTAASGNAGGFHEVETPEGQA